One Bacteroidales bacterium genomic window, GGAGGATAACCTGCTGGTGAATTACCTGCAACTCCAGGCAAAACAGGCTGAATTTATCAGGACCAATCGCGGAGGAGACATTACCTATCACGGTCCGGGGCAGATTGTAGGCTATCCGGTCCTGAACCTGGAGTACTTTGTGAAAGGTGCCCGGGAATACATAGAGATGCTAGAAGAATCCATCATAAAAACCATTGCTGAATATGGAATTGACGGGCAAAGGTTACCCGGGGCTACAGGCGTATGGCTGGAGGTGGGAATCCCCGCAAAAACCAGGAAAATATGTGCCATTGGAGTGAGAACCAGCCGATGGGTATCGATGCATGGATTTGCTTTCAATGTTAATACGGACCTGGATTATTTTAACCTGATCAATCCCTGTGGATTCACTGATAAAACCGTAACCTCCCTGCAAAAGGAATTGGGTGTGCGCCAGGACATTGAATCTGTTAAAAAACTATTGCTCTCAAAAATCTCCGAAGTGTTTTCAATGGAATTATCCTGATTATCTTTGCCAACACATTTTAAGTCCTTAAATTTGAATAAGATCAATTCTATTTGTGTATTCT contains:
- the lipB gene encoding lipoyl(octanoyl) transferase LipB, which codes for MPTQFRDLGLINYQEAWDYQENLFNRIISQKLANEKRALADQQVTDNFLLFCEHPHVFTLGKSGSEDNLLVNYLQLQAKQAEFIRTNRGGDITYHGPGQIVGYPVLNLEYFVKGAREYIEMLEESIIKTIAEYGIDGQRLPGATGVWLEVGIPAKTRKICAIGVRTSRWVSMHGFAFNVNTDLDYFNLINPCGFTDKTVTSLQKELGVRQDIESVKKLLLSKISEVFSMELS